A single Pangasianodon hypophthalmus isolate fPanHyp1 chromosome 27, fPanHyp1.pri, whole genome shotgun sequence DNA region contains:
- the LOC113525670 gene encoding neurofilament heavy polypeptide isoform X2 translates to MAESARHADTGGTGAAGPAKVMTSSPVSEKKHQRNGHASPAHQSANQSSPTAGKQTETLTPPSVSEKKPLTNGHASPVRHPANSSNGQTGVESLLTTDDRMRLARERREERERSLAMREQALMEKERRARLQYERTREERWRRLEEQRQKEEQRRAAVEEKRRQQLEEEKERLEALMRKSLERSLQLENRNKRGTWGMNGQSDYALPHDLIAPSPATNELGNVHHGHMTSVDNLTLHRLCTHTHSSLARCSSDAELCVPCPRYTVPSSPHRSLYCASPSRRRANTVAMEMGGANSAPNTPKKERLRTERRTPTGSPVRRAESPADVIRRTASPKLSPKSRNQSPVPLHHYPPSPLRHRPSTPVTDDNKVTANSQAQEVKGHDPADKKLLTEVSAECVSGACKAENLKPADRGTDRSTEHSPLTSGKAVAGTTDGDEGARVLAERRRLSRVQKEQEEKDRLKAEQLKKKQEEKEMKEEKKRKADEEKELQEKQEVERQLMKQQEEQERQQRKKRIEEIMKRTRKSDGEMKREDSQEAHSPPSHTHSHTLSPPGEVQVNSQVKGEVKAPPTGAQVSSTPQNQTLLRGQVKPHTPESIIKQHESAEKSSHTPAQVLHNTPSLNSPDHRGTAVKVDITPVTPQRSSPVREEQSAHVRKINSSSDKVQEMQVKISAENHEKKHLPVKEREHGTGQVISPELTQVIKQEPSGQVKSSPSEQVKSSTSQQVNSPVKTPNLEQVNSPVKSPNIQQVNSQVKCPTVQQVNSPVKTPALEQVNSPVKSPNIQQVNSQVKCPTVQQVNSQVKSLSAQQVNSPVKTPTLEQMNSQVKTPTAQQVNSQVKSPISQQVNSQVKSPTTQQVTSPVKSPTSQQVNSPVKSPTSQQVNSQVKSPTAQQVNSQVKSPTSQQVNSQVKSPTTQQVTSPVKSPTSQQVNSPVKSPTSQQVNSQVKSPTAQQVTSSVKSPTVQQANSQVKSPTAQQVNSPVKSPTPQQVNSQVKSPTPQQVNSQVKSPTAQQVNSQVKSQTSQQVNSPVKSSTAQQVNSQVKSPPVQQVNSPVKSPTSQQVNSPVKSPTAQQVNSQVKSPTLEQVNSPVKSPTAQQLNSQVKSPTSQQVNSQVKTPTAQQVNSQVKTPTAQQVNSQVKTPTAQQVTSSVKSPTVQQANSPVKTPALEQVNSQVKSPTFQEGPSQVKNPTTQQVNSQMKSGQVNGQVSSQVKTIMTSSQVTSKKTLSSSSPLSPLPASQFPAPVSDLECLEKRGGARKESADEVQSMEVSPVSKEELISIPKFSPISEVQNVVSNTRALEDLLDLTGHVTYPIMPRSTALGDCNKNVIEPKQTSNTLNTRSRKE, encoded by the exons ATGGCGGAGAGCGCGAGACACGCAGACACCGGAGGTACAGGTGCAGCAGGtccag CTAaagtgatgacatcatcaccaGTTTCTGAAAAGAAACATCAGAGAAATGGCCACGCCTCCCCAGCTCaccagtcagccaatcagagcagccCAACCGCTGGTAAACAGA CTGAAACGTTGACTCCGCCCTCTGTGTCAGAGAAGAAGCCTCTGACCAATGGGCACGCTTCACCTGTCCGCCATCCAGCCAATAGCAGCAACGGCCAGACAG GTGTGGAGTCTCTCCTCACAACAGACGACAGGATGCGACTGGCCAGAGAGAgacgagaggagagagagaggagtctgG cgatGAGGGAGCAGGCTCTGATGGAGAAGGAGCGCCGCGCTCGTCTGCAGTACGAGAGAACGAGGGAGGAGAGGTGGAGGCGGCTGGAGGAGCAGAGGCAGAAGGAGGAGCAGCGCAGAGCCGCCgtggaggagaagaggaggcAGCAGCTTGAGGAGGAAAAG gagcgTCTGGAGGCTCTGATGAGGAAATCACTGGAGCGAAGTCTTCAACTGGAGAACAGAAACAAACGCGGGACCTGGGGGATGAACGGACAGA GCGACTATGCTCTCCCCCATGACCTCATCGCTCCCTCTCCTGCTACCAACGAATTAGGCAACG TCCATcatggtcacatgacctctgTGGACAACCTGACACTCCATcgtctctgtacacacacacactcctcactcgCTCGCTGCAGCAGTGACGCCGAGCTGTGTGTGCCCTGCCCACGgtacacag TTCCCTCCAGTCCTCACAGGTCGCTGTACTGCGCGTCACCGAGCCGTCGCCGTGCCAAcactgttgccatggagatggGTGGGGCAAATTCAGCCCCAAATACCCCAAAG aaggaGAGATTGCGCACAGAGAGAAGGACGCCGACTGGATCACCTGTAAGACGAGCCGAATCTCCTGCTGATGTCATCCGGCGCACCGCCTCGCCAAA gttgTCTCCAAAGAGTCGTAATCAGTCTCCTGTCCCGCTCCATCATTACCCTCCGTCCCCTCTGAGACACAGACCCTCGACACCCGTCACCGATGACAACAAGGTCACCGCTAACAGCCAAGCCcaagaggtcaaaggtcatgacCCTGCAGATAAGAAGCTGCTGACGGAGGTCAGTGCAGAATGTGTGAGTGGAGCCTGTAAAGCAGAGAACCTCAAACCTGCAGACAGAGGCACAGACAGGAGCACAG AACATTCACCTTTGACCTCTGGAAAGGCCGTCGCCGGGACAACGGATGGAGACGAGGGGGCTCGGGTTTTGGCAGAGCGACGGCGTCTCAGTCGCGTACAGAAGGAGCAGGAGGAAaaggacag GCTGAAAGCTGAGCAGCTCAAGAAGAAGCAGGAGGAAAAGGAgatgaaggaggagaagaagagaaaagcagATGAAGAGAAGGAGCTTCAGGAG aaacagGAGGTGGAGAGACAGCTGATGaagcagcaggaggagcaggagcGACAGCAGAGGAAAAAG AGAATCGAGGAGATCATGAAGAGGACGCGGAAGAGCGATGGAGAAATGAAG AGAGAGGACAGTCAGGAGGCTCATTCCccgccgtcacacacacactcacacacactgtctccgCCGG GTGAAGTCCAGGTGAACTCACAGGTAAAAGGTGAGGtgaaagccccgcccactgGTGCACAGGTGAGCTCCACCCCACAAAACCAG ACGCTGTTACGTGGACAGGTGAAGCCACACACACCTGAAAGCATCATCAAGCAGCATGAGAGTGCAGAGaagagctcacacacacctgcacaggtgCTGCACAACACTCCATCATTAAACTCTCCTGATCATAGAGGAACAGCTGTAAAAGTGGACATCACTCCAGTGACACCTCAGAGAAGCTCACCTGTGAGAGAGGAACAGAGCGCTCACGTGAGGAAGATCAACAGTTCATCAGACAAGGTGCAGGAGATGCAGGTGAAGATCTCTGCTGAAAACCATGAGAAGAAACATCTTCCAGTCAAGGAGAGAGAGCATGGAACAGGCCAGGTGATCAGCCCTGAACTCACACAGGTGATCAAACAGGAGCCCAGTGGCCAGGTTAAAAGTTCCCCCTCTGAACAAGTGAAGAGTTCAACCTCTCAACAGGTGAACAGCCCAGTGAAGACTCCAAACTTAGAGCAGGTGAACAGCCCAGTGAAGAGTCCAAACATTCAGCAGGTGAACAGCCAGGTGAAATGTCCAACTGTTCAGCAGGTGAACAGCCCAGTGAAGACTCCAGCCTTAGAGCAGGTGAACAGCCCAGTGAAGAGTCCAAACATTCAACAGGTGAACAGCCAGGTGAAATGTCCAACTGTTCAGCAGGTGAACAGCCAGGTGAAAAGTCTGTCCGCTCAACAGGTGAACAGCCCAGTGAAGACTCCAACCTTAGAGCAGATGAACAGCCAGGTGAAGACTCCCACTGCTCAGCAGGTGAACAGCCAGGTGAAAAGTCCAATCTCTCAGCAGGTGAACAGCCAGGTGAAAAGTCCAACCACTCAGCAGGTGACCAGCCCGGTGAAGAGTCCAACCTCTCAGCAGGTGAACAGCCCAGTGAAGAGTCCAACCTCTCAGCAGGTGAACAGCCAGGTGAAGAGTCCAACAGCTCAGCAGGTGAACAGCCAGGTGAAAAGTCCAACCTCTCAGCAGGTGAACAGCCAGGTGAAAAGTCCAACCACTCAGCAGGTGACCAGCCCGGTGAAGAGTCCAACCTCTCAGCAGGTGAACAGCCCAGTGAAGAGTCCAACCTCTCAGCAGGTGAACAGCCAGGTGAAGAGTCCAACTGCTCAGCAGGTGACCAGCTCAGTGAAGAGTCCAACTGTTCAGCAGGCGAACAGCCAGGTGAAGAGTCCAACAGCTCAGCAGGTGAACAGCCCAGTGAAAAGTCCAACCCCTCAGCAGGTGAACAGCCAGGTGAAGAGTCCAACCCCTCAGCAGGTGAACAGCCAGGTGAAAAGTCCAACAGCTCAGCAGGTGAACAGCCAGGTGAAGAGTCAAACCTCTCAGCAGGTGAACAGCCCAGTGAAAAGTTCAACTGCTCAGCAGGTGAACAGCCAGGTGAAGAGTCCACCTGTTCAGCAGGTGAACAGCCCAGTGAAAAGTCCAACCTCTCAGCAGGTGAACAGCCCAGTGAAGAGTCCAACAGCTCAGCAGGTGAACAGCCAGGTGAAGAGTCCAACCTTAGAGCAGGTGAACAGCCCAGTGAAAAGTCCAACTGCTCAGCAGTTGAACAGCCAGGTGAAGAGTCCAACCTCTCAGCAGGTGAACAGCCAGGTGAAGACTCCAACTGCTCAGCAGGTGAACAGCCAGGTGAAGACTCCAACTGCTCAGCAGGTGAACAGCCAGGTGAAGACTCCAACTGCTCAGCAGGTGACCAGCTCAGTGAAGAGTCCAACTGTTCAGCAGGCGAACAGCCCAGTAAAGACTCCAGCCTTAGAGCAGGTGAACAGCCAGGTGAAGAGTCCAACCTTCCAAGAGGGGCCCAGCCAGGTGAAAAACCCCACCACCCAGCAGGTGAACAGTCAGATGAAGAGTGGGCAAGTGAATGGCCAGGTGAGCTCGCAGGTGAAAACTATCATGACATCATCACAGGTGACATCAAAGAAGACATTGAGTAGCTCCTCCCCACTCAGCCCACTACCTGCATCACAGTTCCCAGCACCTGTCAGTGACTTGGAGTGTCTAgagaaaaggggcggagccagaAAGGAGTCGGCTGATGAGGTGCAGTCGATGGAGGTCAG CCCCGTGTCTAAAGAGGAACTGATCTCAATCCCGAAGTTTTCTCCGATCTCTGAAGTTCAGAACGTGGTGAGCAACACTCGAGCGCTGGAGGACCTGCTGGATCTGACTGGTCATGTGACGTATCCCATAATGCCGCGCAGCACCGCGCTCGGAGACTGCAACAAAAACGTGATTGAGCCGAAACAGACttctaacacactgaacacgaGAAGCAGAAAGGAGTGa
- the LOC113525670 gene encoding neurofilament heavy polypeptide isoform X1 — protein sequence MAESARHADTGGTGAAGPAKVMTSSPVSEKKHQRNGHASPAHQSANQSSPTAGKQTETLTPPSVSEKKPLTNGHASPVRHPANSSNGQTGNQCVESLLTTDDRMRLARERREERERSLAMREQALMEKERRARLQYERTREERWRRLEEQRQKEEQRRAAVEEKRRQQLEEEKERLEALMRKSLERSLQLENRNKRGTWGMNGQSDYALPHDLIAPSPATNELGNVHHGHMTSVDNLTLHRLCTHTHSSLARCSSDAELCVPCPRYTVPSSPHRSLYCASPSRRRANTVAMEMGGANSAPNTPKKERLRTERRTPTGSPVRRAESPADVIRRTASPKLSPKSRNQSPVPLHHYPPSPLRHRPSTPVTDDNKVTANSQAQEVKGHDPADKKLLTEVSAECVSGACKAENLKPADRGTDRSTEHSPLTSGKAVAGTTDGDEGARVLAERRRLSRVQKEQEEKDRLKAEQLKKKQEEKEMKEEKKRKADEEKELQEKQEVERQLMKQQEEQERQQRKKRIEEIMKRTRKSDGEMKREDSQEAHSPPSHTHSHTLSPPGEVQVNSQVKGEVKAPPTGAQVSSTPQNQTLLRGQVKPHTPESIIKQHESAEKSSHTPAQVLHNTPSLNSPDHRGTAVKVDITPVTPQRSSPVREEQSAHVRKINSSSDKVQEMQVKISAENHEKKHLPVKEREHGTGQVISPELTQVIKQEPSGQVKSSPSEQVKSSTSQQVNSPVKTPNLEQVNSPVKSPNIQQVNSQVKCPTVQQVNSPVKTPALEQVNSPVKSPNIQQVNSQVKCPTVQQVNSQVKSLSAQQVNSPVKTPTLEQMNSQVKTPTAQQVNSQVKSPISQQVNSQVKSPTTQQVTSPVKSPTSQQVNSPVKSPTSQQVNSQVKSPTAQQVNSQVKSPTSQQVNSQVKSPTTQQVTSPVKSPTSQQVNSPVKSPTSQQVNSQVKSPTAQQVTSSVKSPTVQQANSQVKSPTAQQVNSPVKSPTPQQVNSQVKSPTPQQVNSQVKSPTAQQVNSQVKSQTSQQVNSPVKSSTAQQVNSQVKSPPVQQVNSPVKSPTSQQVNSPVKSPTAQQVNSQVKSPTLEQVNSPVKSPTAQQLNSQVKSPTSQQVNSQVKTPTAQQVNSQVKTPTAQQVNSQVKTPTAQQVTSSVKSPTVQQANSPVKTPALEQVNSQVKSPTFQEGPSQVKNPTTQQVNSQMKSGQVNGQVSSQVKTIMTSSQVTSKKTLSSSSPLSPLPASQFPAPVSDLECLEKRGGARKESADEVQSMEVSPVSKEELISIPKFSPISEVQNVVSNTRALEDLLDLTGHVTYPIMPRSTALGDCNKNVIEPKQTSNTLNTRSRKE from the exons ATGGCGGAGAGCGCGAGACACGCAGACACCGGAGGTACAGGTGCAGCAGGtccag CTAaagtgatgacatcatcaccaGTTTCTGAAAAGAAACATCAGAGAAATGGCCACGCCTCCCCAGCTCaccagtcagccaatcagagcagccCAACCGCTGGTAAACAGA CTGAAACGTTGACTCCGCCCTCTGTGTCAGAGAAGAAGCCTCTGACCAATGGGCACGCTTCACCTGTCCGCCATCCAGCCAATAGCAGCAACGGCCAGACAGGTAAccagt GTGTGGAGTCTCTCCTCACAACAGACGACAGGATGCGACTGGCCAGAGAGAgacgagaggagagagagaggagtctgG cgatGAGGGAGCAGGCTCTGATGGAGAAGGAGCGCCGCGCTCGTCTGCAGTACGAGAGAACGAGGGAGGAGAGGTGGAGGCGGCTGGAGGAGCAGAGGCAGAAGGAGGAGCAGCGCAGAGCCGCCgtggaggagaagaggaggcAGCAGCTTGAGGAGGAAAAG gagcgTCTGGAGGCTCTGATGAGGAAATCACTGGAGCGAAGTCTTCAACTGGAGAACAGAAACAAACGCGGGACCTGGGGGATGAACGGACAGA GCGACTATGCTCTCCCCCATGACCTCATCGCTCCCTCTCCTGCTACCAACGAATTAGGCAACG TCCATcatggtcacatgacctctgTGGACAACCTGACACTCCATcgtctctgtacacacacacactcctcactcgCTCGCTGCAGCAGTGACGCCGAGCTGTGTGTGCCCTGCCCACGgtacacag TTCCCTCCAGTCCTCACAGGTCGCTGTACTGCGCGTCACCGAGCCGTCGCCGTGCCAAcactgttgccatggagatggGTGGGGCAAATTCAGCCCCAAATACCCCAAAG aaggaGAGATTGCGCACAGAGAGAAGGACGCCGACTGGATCACCTGTAAGACGAGCCGAATCTCCTGCTGATGTCATCCGGCGCACCGCCTCGCCAAA gttgTCTCCAAAGAGTCGTAATCAGTCTCCTGTCCCGCTCCATCATTACCCTCCGTCCCCTCTGAGACACAGACCCTCGACACCCGTCACCGATGACAACAAGGTCACCGCTAACAGCCAAGCCcaagaggtcaaaggtcatgacCCTGCAGATAAGAAGCTGCTGACGGAGGTCAGTGCAGAATGTGTGAGTGGAGCCTGTAAAGCAGAGAACCTCAAACCTGCAGACAGAGGCACAGACAGGAGCACAG AACATTCACCTTTGACCTCTGGAAAGGCCGTCGCCGGGACAACGGATGGAGACGAGGGGGCTCGGGTTTTGGCAGAGCGACGGCGTCTCAGTCGCGTACAGAAGGAGCAGGAGGAAaaggacag GCTGAAAGCTGAGCAGCTCAAGAAGAAGCAGGAGGAAAAGGAgatgaaggaggagaagaagagaaaagcagATGAAGAGAAGGAGCTTCAGGAG aaacagGAGGTGGAGAGACAGCTGATGaagcagcaggaggagcaggagcGACAGCAGAGGAAAAAG AGAATCGAGGAGATCATGAAGAGGACGCGGAAGAGCGATGGAGAAATGAAG AGAGAGGACAGTCAGGAGGCTCATTCCccgccgtcacacacacactcacacacactgtctccgCCGG GTGAAGTCCAGGTGAACTCACAGGTAAAAGGTGAGGtgaaagccccgcccactgGTGCACAGGTGAGCTCCACCCCACAAAACCAG ACGCTGTTACGTGGACAGGTGAAGCCACACACACCTGAAAGCATCATCAAGCAGCATGAGAGTGCAGAGaagagctcacacacacctgcacaggtgCTGCACAACACTCCATCATTAAACTCTCCTGATCATAGAGGAACAGCTGTAAAAGTGGACATCACTCCAGTGACACCTCAGAGAAGCTCACCTGTGAGAGAGGAACAGAGCGCTCACGTGAGGAAGATCAACAGTTCATCAGACAAGGTGCAGGAGATGCAGGTGAAGATCTCTGCTGAAAACCATGAGAAGAAACATCTTCCAGTCAAGGAGAGAGAGCATGGAACAGGCCAGGTGATCAGCCCTGAACTCACACAGGTGATCAAACAGGAGCCCAGTGGCCAGGTTAAAAGTTCCCCCTCTGAACAAGTGAAGAGTTCAACCTCTCAACAGGTGAACAGCCCAGTGAAGACTCCAAACTTAGAGCAGGTGAACAGCCCAGTGAAGAGTCCAAACATTCAGCAGGTGAACAGCCAGGTGAAATGTCCAACTGTTCAGCAGGTGAACAGCCCAGTGAAGACTCCAGCCTTAGAGCAGGTGAACAGCCCAGTGAAGAGTCCAAACATTCAACAGGTGAACAGCCAGGTGAAATGTCCAACTGTTCAGCAGGTGAACAGCCAGGTGAAAAGTCTGTCCGCTCAACAGGTGAACAGCCCAGTGAAGACTCCAACCTTAGAGCAGATGAACAGCCAGGTGAAGACTCCCACTGCTCAGCAGGTGAACAGCCAGGTGAAAAGTCCAATCTCTCAGCAGGTGAACAGCCAGGTGAAAAGTCCAACCACTCAGCAGGTGACCAGCCCGGTGAAGAGTCCAACCTCTCAGCAGGTGAACAGCCCAGTGAAGAGTCCAACCTCTCAGCAGGTGAACAGCCAGGTGAAGAGTCCAACAGCTCAGCAGGTGAACAGCCAGGTGAAAAGTCCAACCTCTCAGCAGGTGAACAGCCAGGTGAAAAGTCCAACCACTCAGCAGGTGACCAGCCCGGTGAAGAGTCCAACCTCTCAGCAGGTGAACAGCCCAGTGAAGAGTCCAACCTCTCAGCAGGTGAACAGCCAGGTGAAGAGTCCAACTGCTCAGCAGGTGACCAGCTCAGTGAAGAGTCCAACTGTTCAGCAGGCGAACAGCCAGGTGAAGAGTCCAACAGCTCAGCAGGTGAACAGCCCAGTGAAAAGTCCAACCCCTCAGCAGGTGAACAGCCAGGTGAAGAGTCCAACCCCTCAGCAGGTGAACAGCCAGGTGAAAAGTCCAACAGCTCAGCAGGTGAACAGCCAGGTGAAGAGTCAAACCTCTCAGCAGGTGAACAGCCCAGTGAAAAGTTCAACTGCTCAGCAGGTGAACAGCCAGGTGAAGAGTCCACCTGTTCAGCAGGTGAACAGCCCAGTGAAAAGTCCAACCTCTCAGCAGGTGAACAGCCCAGTGAAGAGTCCAACAGCTCAGCAGGTGAACAGCCAGGTGAAGAGTCCAACCTTAGAGCAGGTGAACAGCCCAGTGAAAAGTCCAACTGCTCAGCAGTTGAACAGCCAGGTGAAGAGTCCAACCTCTCAGCAGGTGAACAGCCAGGTGAAGACTCCAACTGCTCAGCAGGTGAACAGCCAGGTGAAGACTCCAACTGCTCAGCAGGTGAACAGCCAGGTGAAGACTCCAACTGCTCAGCAGGTGACCAGCTCAGTGAAGAGTCCAACTGTTCAGCAGGCGAACAGCCCAGTAAAGACTCCAGCCTTAGAGCAGGTGAACAGCCAGGTGAAGAGTCCAACCTTCCAAGAGGGGCCCAGCCAGGTGAAAAACCCCACCACCCAGCAGGTGAACAGTCAGATGAAGAGTGGGCAAGTGAATGGCCAGGTGAGCTCGCAGGTGAAAACTATCATGACATCATCACAGGTGACATCAAAGAAGACATTGAGTAGCTCCTCCCCACTCAGCCCACTACCTGCATCACAGTTCCCAGCACCTGTCAGTGACTTGGAGTGTCTAgagaaaaggggcggagccagaAAGGAGTCGGCTGATGAGGTGCAGTCGATGGAGGTCAG CCCCGTGTCTAAAGAGGAACTGATCTCAATCCCGAAGTTTTCTCCGATCTCTGAAGTTCAGAACGTGGTGAGCAACACTCGAGCGCTGGAGGACCTGCTGGATCTGACTGGTCATGTGACGTATCCCATAATGCCGCGCAGCACCGCGCTCGGAGACTGCAACAAAAACGTGATTGAGCCGAAACAGACttctaacacactgaacacgaGAAGCAGAAAGGAGTGa